One genomic segment of Nitrosopumilus sp. b3 includes these proteins:
- the coaBC gene encoding bifunctional phosphopantothenoylcysteine decarboxylase/phosphopantothenate--cysteine ligase CoaBC, protein MVVKKKDHPSLDIVSSKGVELSGKKIVLCVAGSVAAYKAIELARLLMRHGADVTCVASNAVTKLIQPDYFKWATGNKVITKLTGELEHIKLADYKQSDLIIVYPATANTLGKLANGIDDTPVSTVLTVGFGSKIPILMCLAMHESMYDNLAVKKNIEFLKNKIQFLSPQMIEGKAKAPEPEDVLDIVLSKFGFTSRLKNKRVLMTAGPTLEYIDPVRVVTNLSSGKTGVLLASELISAGSKVTIVYGPGNEKPPKGAKIINVKTGKEMFDVVKNELKKKFDVVIMAAAVSDYTPENVSKSKIKSDKKSLTIRLKKAPKIIDLVRKFQNDAILIGFKAESNISKSALIKSAKKKLKDVDANIIIANDIGIKYQKNPDYNQILIIDNKKIVSSGLKKKEKIVKLIRKEIEKKLK, encoded by the coding sequence TTGGTGGTTAAGAAAAAAGATCATCCATCACTGGATATCGTTTCATCAAAAGGTGTGGAGCTTTCAGGTAAAAAGATAGTTCTGTGTGTTGCAGGTAGTGTAGCAGCTTACAAAGCAATAGAATTAGCAAGATTATTGATGAGACATGGTGCTGATGTCACATGTGTTGCAAGTAATGCAGTTACAAAACTGATACAACCAGATTATTTTAAATGGGCTACTGGAAACAAAGTCATAACAAAACTTACTGGTGAATTAGAGCATATCAAATTAGCCGATTATAAACAATCAGACTTGATAATTGTATATCCTGCAACAGCAAATACACTTGGAAAACTTGCTAATGGAATTGATGATACACCTGTATCAACAGTTCTTACAGTAGGATTTGGTTCAAAGATTCCAATTCTAATGTGTTTGGCTATGCATGAATCAATGTATGATAATTTAGCAGTTAAAAAGAATATTGAATTTCTAAAAAATAAAATTCAATTTCTTAGTCCACAAATGATTGAAGGAAAAGCAAAAGCTCCAGAACCAGAAGATGTTTTAGATATTGTTTTAAGTAAATTTGGATTCACATCTCGATTAAAAAATAAAAGAGTGTTAATGACTGCAGGTCCTACACTAGAATACATAGATCCAGTAAGAGTAGTTACAAATCTTAGTTCCGGAAAAACTGGAGTTCTTTTAGCATCTGAGTTGATTTCTGCAGGATCTAAAGTTACTATTGTTTATGGACCAGGGAATGAAAAACCACCAAAGGGTGCTAAAATAATCAATGTGAAAACAGGAAAAGAAATGTTTGATGTTGTTAAAAATGAGTTAAAGAAAAAATTTGATGTTGTAATTATGGCAGCAGCTGTATCAGATTATACTCCAGAAAATGTATCAAAATCCAAAATAAAAAGCGACAAAAAATCTCTGACAATTAGGCTCAAAAAGGCTCCAAAAATCATAGATCTGGTAAGAAAATTTCAGAATGATGCTATACTTATTGGATTCAAAGCTGAATCAAATATTTCAAAAAGTGCTTTAATTAAATCTGCCAAAAAAAAGCTAAAAGATGTTGATGCAAATATTATCATTGCAAATGATATTGGAATTAAATATCAAAAAAATCCTGATTATAATCAGATATTAATTATTGATAATAAGAAAATCGTATCTTCAGGATTGAAAAAGAAAGAAAAGATTGTAAAATTAATTAGAAAAGAAATTGAAAAAAAGTTAAAATGA
- a CDS encoding beta-CASP ribonuclease aCPSF1, translating into MQRKQQQKELPPSSQNIMATILQSIPKEASVTKIEYEGPRIALYTNSPRYLMENNETISNLVNIIKKRIVVRTDESIRKPEDEARRIIAECVPEEAKLQGTIFDTATGEVSVEAKRPWLLQRNAKEFNHAEVTEKMGWKLRIRKATTIPSRTIQTINATLKQSSAERSKQLKQVGDEIFRPRLSQRTEVSLYTLGGFGQVGRSSLLLSTPESKILIDCGINPGARSPMDAYPRLDSLNITLDELDAIVIGHAHLDHTGFLPALCKYGYKGPIYCTEPTLPMMNLIQLDAIKVAAAQGRTPIYSERDVKQIMRQTITLPYGTVTDISPDIKLVLANAGHILGSALCHFHIGNGDHNFVYSGDIKFGKSILFEAASWNFPRVETLLIESTYGLKEDIQPTRQEVESAFINAVNNTLADGGKVLIPIPAVGRAQEIMMVIDHYMKSGEMIEAPVFTEGMISEASAIHESYPEYLARELKQKILETDDNPFDSEYFTNIEHGDAREEPMRENSPCIILATSGMLEGGPVLEYFKNIAPDKKSKVLFVSYQVNGTLGRRVLDGSKQATMLGKEGKVEVVTINCGVEKLDGFSGHSDYNQLMSFVQRLRPKLRRVLVNHGERKKSENLAMNIRRMYRVPAHYPQIQEAIKLF; encoded by the coding sequence ATGCAAAGAAAACAACAACAAAAAGAATTACCTCCTAGTAGCCAGAATATAATGGCAACCATACTGCAAAGTATTCCAAAAGAGGCAAGTGTTACAAAAATAGAATACGAAGGTCCAAGAATTGCACTTTATACAAACTCTCCTAGATATCTTATGGAAAATAATGAAACAATTTCAAATCTTGTGAATATTATCAAAAAAAGAATAGTTGTAAGAACTGATGAATCAATTAGAAAACCTGAAGATGAAGCTAGAAGAATTATTGCAGAATGTGTTCCAGAAGAAGCAAAACTACAAGGAACAATATTTGATACTGCTACAGGTGAAGTATCAGTTGAAGCAAAAAGGCCTTGGTTGTTACAAAGAAATGCAAAAGAATTCAATCATGCTGAAGTAACAGAAAAAATGGGCTGGAAATTACGTATTAGAAAAGCTACAACTATTCCCTCAAGAACCATTCAAACTATCAATGCAACCCTCAAACAATCATCTGCTGAGAGAAGCAAACAACTCAAACAAGTAGGTGATGAAATTTTTCGACCTCGATTATCTCAAAGAACTGAAGTTTCTCTTTATACCCTTGGTGGCTTTGGCCAAGTTGGAAGATCCTCACTATTACTATCTACTCCTGAAAGCAAGATCTTAATTGACTGTGGAATTAATCCAGGTGCACGCTCCCCAATGGATGCCTATCCTAGATTAGATTCTCTAAATATCACTCTAGATGAACTTGATGCAATAGTCATTGGACATGCACACTTGGATCATACAGGATTTTTACCTGCTTTGTGCAAATATGGTTACAAAGGCCCAATCTATTGTACTGAACCAACTTTACCTATGATGAATCTGATTCAATTAGACGCAATCAAAGTGGCTGCTGCTCAAGGCAGAACCCCAATTTATTCTGAAAGAGATGTAAAACAAATCATGAGACAGACTATCACATTACCCTATGGAACTGTAACTGATATTTCTCCTGACATTAAACTGGTTCTTGCAAATGCAGGTCACATTCTTGGTTCTGCGTTATGTCATTTTCATATTGGAAATGGAGATCATAACTTTGTTTATTCTGGAGATATTAAATTTGGAAAAAGTATTTTGTTTGAAGCTGCAAGCTGGAATTTCCCTAGAGTAGAAACACTATTGATAGAAAGTACATACGGTCTTAAAGAAGACATTCAACCAACAAGACAAGAGGTAGAATCTGCTTTCATTAATGCAGTAAACAATACTTTAGCAGATGGAGGTAAAGTTTTGATTCCAATTCCAGCAGTTGGACGTGCACAAGAAATCATGATGGTGATTGATCACTATATGAAATCAGGAGAAATGATTGAAGCGCCAGTATTTACAGAAGGAATGATTTCTGAAGCATCTGCGATACATGAATCATATCCTGAATATCTTGCAAGAGAACTAAAACAAAAAATCTTAGAGACTGATGATAATCCATTTGATTCAGAATATTTCACTAACATTGAACATGGTGATGCTAGAGAAGAACCAATGAGAGAAAACTCACCATGTATTATTTTGGCAACATCTGGAATGTTGGAAGGAGGGCCTGTTTTAGAATATTTCAAAAATATTGCACCTGATAAAAAAAGTAAAGTCTTATTTGTTTCATATCAAGTTAATGGAACTTTAGGAAGAAGAGTTCTTGATGGTTCTAAACAAGCAACCATGTTAGGAAAAGAAGGTAAAGTAGAAGTTGTCACAATCAATTGTGGTGTTGAAAAACTAGATGGATTCAGTGGTCACAGTGATTATAACCAATTAATGTCATTTGTACAAAGATTGAGACCAAAACTTAGACGAGTACTTGTTAATCACGGTGAACGTAAAAAATCAGAAAATCTTGCAATGAACATTAGACGAATGTATAGAGTACCAGCTCATTATCCTCAAATTCAAGAAGCAATAAAATTATTTTAG
- a CDS encoding sn-glycerol-1-phosphate dehydrogenase, with protein sequence MTKNQDRMQSHTMELPRQIVVGEKNISEFGDFLHNLTKPKKVSLISGIHVKKILKEKIEKSLKSKKIQFVWHLSKDNMITSLNKIEKDVKKDHSDIVAGIGGGRSVDTAKMVSFNLDIPFVSVPTAASHDGMASPFVSVKTDKPHSIIASAPLGVFVDIDIIKKAPTRLLSSGCGDLIANIIAVKDWQLGHEKTGEYYGRYSADLALMSANIVMENSSKYAKKGLDARVIVEALISAGVASCIAGSSRPCSGAEHLFSHALDKIAPGKGLHGEKCGLGSILISKLQGQDWKKIVKTLKDLGAPTTAKQIGLTEDQIIDALVIAQDLRPERYTILKEIEMTERKAMNLAKSTKVI encoded by the coding sequence ATGACAAAAAATCAAGATCGCATGCAATCACATACCATGGAATTACCTAGACAGATTGTAGTAGGGGAAAAAAATATCTCCGAATTTGGTGATTTTCTCCACAATCTTACGAAACCGAAGAAAGTATCTCTAATTTCAGGAATTCATGTAAAAAAAATTCTCAAAGAAAAAATTGAGAAATCATTGAAATCAAAAAAAATTCAGTTCGTTTGGCATTTATCAAAAGATAATATGATTACGAGTCTAAATAAAATTGAAAAAGACGTCAAAAAAGATCATAGTGATATTGTAGCAGGGATTGGAGGAGGTCGTTCTGTTGATACTGCAAAAATGGTTTCTTTTAATTTGGATATACCGTTTGTGAGTGTGCCAACGGCAGCATCACATGATGGAATGGCAAGTCCGTTTGTTTCAGTTAAAACAGACAAGCCACATTCAATTATAGCAAGTGCCCCCTTGGGAGTTTTTGTAGATATTGATATTATAAAAAAAGCCCCTACCAGATTACTTTCAAGTGGATGTGGAGATTTAATTGCAAATATTATTGCTGTAAAAGATTGGCAATTAGGTCATGAAAAAACTGGAGAGTATTATGGTAGATATTCAGCAGATCTGGCTCTAATGAGTGCAAATATTGTAATGGAGAATTCAAGTAAATATGCCAAAAAAGGACTTGATGCAAGAGTGATTGTAGAGGCTCTAATTAGTGCAGGGGTTGCATCATGTATAGCAGGAAGTAGCAGACCATGTTCTGGAGCAGAACATCTTTTTTCTCATGCATTAGACAAGATTGCACCAGGAAAAGGATTGCATGGTGAAAAATGTGGATTAGGATCTATTTTGATTTCAAAACTTCAAGGTCAAGATTGGAAAAAAATTGTAAAGACTCTCAAAGACCTTGGTGCCCCAACAACTGCAAAACAGATTGGCTTAACAGAAGATCAAATTATTGATGCACTTGTAATTGCACAAGACTTGAGACCTGAAAGATATACTATTCTAAAAGAGATAGAAATGACAGAAAGAAAGGCAATGAATCTTGCGAAAAGTACTAAAGTGATTTAA
- the sepF gene encoding cell division protein SepF produces the protein MQKQESPTYLKAITIRDISDVHSIKEDIKKEMILILRVTPLAQKDVDQLRKVVEELYSIAKAANADIARLGEERIIVAPSNIKIWKPEYDLK, from the coding sequence ATGCAAAAACAAGAAAGTCCAACATATCTCAAGGCTATAACGATTAGAGATATCAGCGATGTTCATTCCATAAAAGAAGATATCAAAAAGGAGATGATTTTGATTTTAAGAGTCACTCCCTTAGCTCAGAAGGATGTGGACCAATTAAGAAAAGTTGTTGAAGAGCTGTATTCTATTGCAAAAGCTGCTAATGCAGATATTGCAAGATTAGGTGAAGAGAGAATTATTGTTGCTCCATCTAACATAAAAATTTGGAAACCAGAGTACGATCTAAAATAA
- the psmB gene encoding archaeal proteasome endopeptidase complex subunit beta: MSNNVEEKILHGTTTVGIKAKDGVVLCADMRASAGYFIANNNTMKIQKIDLHAGLTLAGGVADAQNIVDILRYHSNLHRVEKQGPISIHSLSRLCSLIFHQNRGYPFMADILVGGYDANGPALFNIDMFGSVEEKSYVTTGSGSPVAYGLLEEEYREDLTVEEAKKIALRAVKAAIVRNIGTGDGINIAIMDKDGFRLLTDEQKKAVIEL; encoded by the coding sequence TTGTCAAATAATGTTGAAGAAAAAATTCTGCACGGGACTACCACTGTAGGTATCAAGGCTAAAGATGGTGTTGTATTATGTGCAGATATGAGAGCCAGTGCAGGCTATTTTATCGCAAATAACAACACTATGAAAATCCAGAAAATTGATTTACACGCAGGATTGACACTGGCTGGTGGTGTTGCAGACGCACAAAATATTGTTGATATTTTACGTTATCATTCCAATCTTCATAGAGTCGAAAAACAAGGACCAATTTCTATTCATTCACTTTCAAGACTTTGCTCATTGATATTCCATCAAAACCGAGGTTATCCATTCATGGCTGATATTCTGGTTGGTGGTTATGATGCAAATGGTCCTGCTTTATTTAATATTGACATGTTTGGTTCGGTTGAAGAAAAATCATATGTTACTACTGGTAGTGGATCACCAGTTGCCTATGGTTTACTTGAAGAAGAATATAGGGAAGATCTTACAGTCGAGGAAGCAAAAAAAATAGCTCTCAGAGCTGTAAAAGCTGCAATTGTTAGAAACATTGGAACAGGCGATGGAATTAACATCGCAATAATGGATAAAGATGGATTCCGTCTTTTGACAGATGAACAAAAGAAAGCAGTTATCGAACTTTAG
- a CDS encoding tRNA (5-methylaminomethyl-2-thiouridylate)-methyltransferase: MTEEKEKKKVVALLSGGLDSQLAVRMMQEQGFDVSAVAIKTPFCDFDCGRGCGFEIRERADDLNVNLKTVYLGDEYIEMLKHPKHGIGAGFNPCVDCRTMMFDAAKKHMEEIGAEFIISGEVLGQRPMSQHAPSLSIIEKESGLVGKIVRPLSAGLLPETDPEKEGLIKREDLGMIRGRTRRNQLEMAKKYGIENPPNAGGGCLLTEPQFGVKAKDLFEHVETPTINDIDLLKIGRHFRLDEETKFVVGRNKDENEMIKAIALPGDILLEAKDHLGPVSILRGNNSKSHVKFAASVTLRYSDAPKNQDCVVTVKNNELIEEVISQCAKEESYIKFRM, encoded by the coding sequence GTGACAGAAGAAAAAGAAAAGAAAAAAGTTGTTGCATTACTATCAGGAGGTCTTGATAGTCAGCTTGCAGTACGTATGATGCAAGAACAGGGATTTGATGTTTCAGCTGTTGCAATAAAAACACCATTTTGTGATTTTGATTGTGGAAGAGGGTGTGGATTTGAAATTAGAGAACGTGCTGATGATCTAAATGTTAATTTAAAAACTGTCTATCTCGGTGATGAATACATTGAGATGTTAAAGCATCCAAAACATGGAATTGGTGCTGGTTTCAATCCGTGTGTTGATTGTAGAACTATGATGTTTGATGCTGCAAAAAAACACATGGAAGAAATTGGTGCAGAGTTTATCATATCAGGTGAAGTATTAGGACAACGTCCAATGAGTCAACATGCACCTTCATTAAGTATTATTGAAAAAGAATCAGGTCTAGTTGGAAAAATTGTAAGACCATTATCAGCTGGATTACTTCCAGAAACTGATCCAGAAAAAGAGGGATTGATCAAAAGAGAAGATCTTGGAATGATAAGAGGTAGAACAAGACGAAATCAATTAGAAATGGCAAAAAAATATGGAATTGAAAATCCACCTAATGCAGGAGGTGGTTGTCTATTAACAGAACCACAATTTGGGGTTAAAGCTAAAGATTTGTTTGAACATGTTGAAACTCCAACAATAAATGATATTGATTTGTTAAAAATTGGCAGACATTTCAGATTAGATGAAGAAACAAAATTTGTTGTTGGAAGAAACAAAGATGAAAATGAAATGATAAAAGCAATTGCGTTACCTGGAGATATTTTACTTGAAGCAAAAGATCATCTAGGACCAGTATCAATTTTACGAGGTAATAATTCAAAATCTCATGTAAAGTTTGCAGCTTCTGTTACACTAAGATATTCAGATGCTCCAAAAAATCAAGATTGTGTTGTTACAGTAAAAAATAATGAGTTAATTGAAGAAGTAATCTCTCAATGTGCTAAAGAAGAATCTTACATTAAATTTAGAATGTAG
- a CDS encoding aminopeptidase P family protein — MKDRRKNLLKFAQKIDCDTLVTFEPENLFYLTGFWGEAIGLLEKNGKTTIIAPELEIGRAREESEDCDVITAERGTGLISSLIDKIKKNRVCTDCQNYSVMMSLKKSIPKIRPSVEPFYNSRIIKDEKEIKTLKKASKIIDEMFDICSEKMKVGQKESELQTILMTYAMEQEMFDTGYKSTLNPLIIAGGPNGALPHAQVTQRKFKKGDLVVTDLTLRYKGYVSDATRTFALGKVSQQANEAYEIVKESQKLGLKAVKPNVYCKDVDLACRKYIEDKNFGKYFIHSTGHGIGLEVHELPTISYRSETKLEKNMAITVEPGIYIENKFGIRIEDSLIVKEKPVVMHKFTKDLVQI; from the coding sequence ATGAAAGATAGAAGAAAGAATCTTCTAAAATTTGCTCAAAAGATCGATTGTGATACATTAGTAACATTTGAGCCTGAAAATTTGTTTTATCTGACTGGATTTTGGGGTGAAGCAATTGGATTGCTAGAAAAAAATGGAAAAACCACAATCATTGCTCCAGAGTTAGAAATAGGAAGGGCACGAGAAGAATCTGAAGATTGTGATGTTATTACAGCAGAACGTGGAACAGGCTTGATTTCTTCTTTAATTGATAAAATCAAAAAAAATCGAGTTTGTACTGATTGTCAAAATTATTCTGTAATGATGTCTTTGAAAAAATCAATTCCAAAAATCAGACCATCAGTTGAACCATTTTACAATTCACGCATTATTAAAGATGAAAAAGAAATCAAAACTCTCAAAAAAGCATCTAAAATTATAGATGAAATGTTCGATATTTGCTCAGAAAAGATGAAAGTTGGTCAAAAAGAATCTGAATTACAAACAATTCTAATGACATATGCAATGGAGCAAGAAATGTTTGACACTGGTTACAAATCTACCCTTAATCCACTGATAATTGCTGGTGGTCCAAACGGTGCACTTCCTCATGCACAAGTAACTCAAAGAAAATTCAAAAAAGGTGATTTGGTTGTAACTGATCTTACGTTAAGATACAAAGGATATGTCTCTGATGCTACTAGAACTTTTGCACTTGGAAAAGTTTCACAACAAGCAAATGAAGCATATGAAATTGTAAAAGAATCACAAAAACTTGGTCTAAAAGCTGTAAAACCTAATGTATATTGTAAAGATGTAGATCTTGCTTGCAGAAAATACATTGAAGATAAAAATTTTGGAAAATACTTTATTCATTCCACTGGTCATGGTATTGGATTAGAAGTACATGAACTACCAACCATTTCTTACAGAAGTGAAACAAAATTAGAAAAGAATATGGCAATTACTGTTGAACCAGGAATTTACATTGAAAACAAATTTGGGATTCGTATTGAGGATTCATTGATTGTTAAAGAGAAACCTGTTGTAATGCATAAATTTACAAAAGATTTAGTTCAAATTTGA
- a CDS encoding methyltransferase domain-containing protein, translated as MSIWNEVAPRYHKRWASVSEGPFQSTSKLVELVNISKGDSVLDVASGTGVVTKEIRKKVGSLGYVIGADTSSTAINIARKWNGKKSNLDFLNIDAENFSFSKKFDIITCQYALFFFPNASKALKNMRNSLKKSGKIGISVHGKREKVPFFSNILDSVTKFIPDYIPPGSPDLDRFGTKSALREEISKAGFSKISVKEFVFHYSPGKFEDYWKNYIKYVAKPLKTKLDELESSKRKELKEMVKEKTSQYTKKDGNILFPWQVLILTAKY; from the coding sequence ATGAGTATATGGAATGAGGTTGCACCACGTTATCATAAAAGATGGGCAAGTGTGAGTGAAGGTCCTTTTCAAAGCACTTCAAAGTTAGTAGAATTAGTAAACATTAGCAAAGGGGATTCTGTATTGGATGTTGCATCTGGAACTGGAGTTGTTACAAAAGAAATTAGGAAAAAAGTGGGTAGTTTAGGATATGTTATAGGCGCTGATACTTCTAGTACTGCAATTAATATTGCAAGAAAATGGAATGGAAAAAAATCTAATTTAGATTTTTTAAACATTGATGCTGAAAATTTTAGCTTTTCAAAAAAATTTGATATTATTACATGCCAATATGCATTATTTTTCTTTCCAAATGCAAGTAAAGCACTAAAAAATATGAGAAATAGCCTTAAAAAATCAGGTAAAATTGGAATCTCAGTTCATGGTAAAAGAGAAAAAGTTCCATTCTTTAGCAATATTTTAGATTCTGTAACCAAGTTTATTCCAGATTATATTCCACCGGGATCTCCAGATCTTGATAGATTTGGTACAAAATCTGCATTAAGAGAAGAAATTAGTAAAGCAGGATTCTCAAAAATTTCAGTGAAAGAATTTGTTTTTCATTATAGTCCTGGAAAATTTGAGGATTACTGGAAAAATTATATCAAATACGTAGCTAAACCATTGAAAACGAAACTTGATGAGTTAGAATCTTCTAAAAGAAAAGAATTGAAAGAGATGGTAAAAGAAAAGACATCTCAATATACAAAGAAAGATGGGAATATTCTATTTCCTTGGCAAGTTTTAATTTTAACTGCAAAATATTAG
- the panB gene encoding 3-methyl-2-oxobutanoate hydroxymethyltransferase encodes MHKSVQDIINMKKEKKKISVITSYDYSLASLCDKAGIDVLLVGDSAGMVMLGYENTLNVSMDQMCMFTEAVSRARKNSLLVSDLPFMSYQASIEDAINNSGKLIKAGADAVKLEGGSIMAETISAIVDVGIPVMGHIGFQPQTTTLSQGYKVQGKTKDAAMRLIEDAKDLEDAGVFSIALEMVSHEVAEIISQTVSVPIIGIGSGVGCDGQVLVVQDLLGMYEKIKPKFAKRYMNLSEDIVKSLKDYKNDVISGTFPAEENWFSMEEEELEKLREQIGG; translated from the coding sequence TTGCATAAATCAGTTCAAGACATAATCAATATGAAAAAAGAAAAGAAAAAAATTTCAGTTATTACTAGTTATGATTATAGTTTAGCTTCTCTTTGTGATAAAGCAGGAATTGATGTACTGCTAGTTGGCGATAGTGCAGGGATGGTAATGTTGGGATATGAAAATACACTCAATGTTTCAATGGATCAAATGTGTATGTTTACTGAAGCAGTTAGTAGAGCAAGAAAAAATTCATTATTAGTATCTGATTTACCATTTATGTCATACCAAGCAAGCATTGAAGATGCCATCAATAATTCTGGTAAATTAATCAAAGCAGGAGCTGATGCTGTAAAGCTTGAAGGAGGTTCTATTATGGCCGAAACAATTAGTGCCATTGTAGATGTTGGAATTCCAGTTATGGGACATATCGGATTTCAGCCACAAACAACTACACTTTCACAAGGATACAAAGTTCAAGGAAAAACAAAAGATGCTGCAATGAGGTTAATTGAAGATGCAAAAGATCTTGAAGATGCAGGAGTATTCAGTATTGCCCTAGAAATGGTCAGTCATGAAGTTGCAGAAATAATTTCTCAAACAGTAAGTGTGCCAATTATTGGAATTGGTTCAGGTGTAGGATGTGATGGGCAAGTACTAGTTGTCCAAGATTTACTAGGGATGTACGAGAAAATCAAACCCAAATTTGCTAAAAGATACATGAATTTGTCTGAAGATATTGTGAAATCATTAAAAGATTACAAAAATGATGTAATTTCAGGCACGTTTCCTGCAGAAGAAAATTGGTTTTCGATGGAGGAGGAAGAGTTAGAAAAATTACGTGAGCAAATTGGTGGTTAA
- a CDS encoding FKBP-type peptidyl-prolyl cis-trans isomerase: MTFDKGSLILVDYTAKVKDTEEIFDTTIEEDAKKHSIHEQNVKYQPKLVSIGEVSYPVLKGLDEALAKTSVGDKLTVEVTPDKGFGERDSGKVRMIPLRKLGEDAEKVSVGDTIEVDNKRGIIRFIGSGRVQIDYNHRYAGKTILFDVNVIKSLDSPNDKIDGILKNRLPVEDTKISFELKDKETSITIPEEILRADGLQIMKHFIQLDIFKFVPTLEKVNFVETHVNKQTQEKKVEKTTEKTTEKTTEKTTEKTIEKTPEQKTA, from the coding sequence TTGACTTTCGATAAAGGTTCATTAATTCTAGTCGATTATACTGCTAAAGTAAAAGATACTGAAGAGATTTTTGATACCACTATCGAGGAGGATGCAAAAAAACATTCTATCCATGAACAAAACGTAAAGTATCAACCAAAACTAGTTTCAATTGGTGAAGTTTCTTATCCAGTTTTAAAAGGATTGGATGAAGCACTTGCAAAAACTTCTGTTGGAGATAAACTCACAGTTGAAGTAACACCAGACAAAGGTTTCGGTGAAAGAGACTCTGGTAAAGTTAGAATGATTCCACTTAGAAAACTAGGTGAGGATGCAGAGAAAGTTTCAGTAGGTGACACAATTGAAGTTGATAATAAAAGAGGAATAATCCGCTTTATTGGTTCTGGTAGAGTCCAAATAGATTACAACCATCGGTATGCTGGAAAAACTATCTTATTTGATGTCAATGTAATTAAATCACTTGATTCTCCAAATGACAAAATTGATGGAATTCTAAAAAATAGATTGCCTGTTGAGGATACAAAAATTTCATTTGAATTAAAAGATAAAGAAACTAGCATCACAATTCCTGAAGAAATTTTACGTGCTGATGGTTTACAAATAATGAAACACTTTATTCAATTAGATATTTTCAAATTTGTTCCAACATTAGAAAAAGTGAATTTCGTTGAAACACATGTTAACAAACAAACTCAGGAAAAGAAAGTAGAAAAAACCACTGAAAAAACCACTGAAAAAACCACTGAAAAAACCACTGAAAAAACCATTGAAAAAACACCCGAACAAAAAACCGCTTAA